One Saccharopolyspora erythraea NRRL 2338 genomic region harbors:
- a CDS encoding helix-turn-helix transcriptional regulator, whose translation MTDTPGRLLSLLSLLQTPREWPGSELAERLGVSPRTIRRDVDRLRDLGYPVEATMGAAGGYRLVAGSAMPPLLLDDEEAVAIAVGLRTAAGQAVAGIEEASVRALAKLEQVLPSRLRYRVSALNKATLRVPGYGPTVEPDGLAVLAATIANHEKLRFAYRTGDGTESSRLVEPHRLVSYGHRWYLVAYDNGRDDWRIFRVDRIERPLATGARTAPRELPAEDAAAYVKNKLRSLAETYHAVVTLHAPAEQFGGYFGDVTAIDENSCLLRSNADTLEWLAFRLTMLGCEFEVHEPPELLEYLRAMADRVHRATGA comes from the coding sequence ATGACCGACACGCCCGGACGTCTCCTGAGCCTGCTGTCACTCCTGCAGACCCCGCGCGAGTGGCCGGGCAGCGAGCTCGCCGAGCGCCTCGGGGTCAGCCCGCGCACGATCCGCCGCGACGTCGACCGGCTGCGCGACCTCGGCTACCCGGTGGAGGCGACGATGGGCGCGGCGGGCGGATACCGCCTGGTCGCGGGCTCGGCCATGCCGCCGCTGCTGCTCGACGACGAGGAGGCGGTGGCCATCGCGGTCGGGCTGCGCACCGCGGCCGGGCAGGCCGTCGCCGGGATCGAGGAGGCGTCCGTGCGGGCGCTGGCAAAGCTGGAGCAGGTGCTTCCGTCGAGGCTGCGCTACCGGGTGAGCGCGCTGAACAAGGCGACGCTGCGGGTGCCGGGGTACGGGCCGACCGTCGAGCCGGACGGCCTGGCCGTGCTGGCCGCGACGATCGCCAACCACGAGAAGCTGCGCTTCGCCTACCGGACCGGTGACGGCACCGAGAGCAGCCGCCTGGTGGAGCCGCACCGCCTGGTGTCCTACGGCCACCGCTGGTACCTGGTCGCCTACGACAACGGCCGGGACGACTGGCGGATCTTCCGCGTCGACCGCATCGAACGGCCGCTGGCGACCGGCGCCCGGACCGCCCCGCGCGAGCTGCCCGCCGAGGACGCCGCCGCGTACGTGAAGAACAAGCTGCGCAGCCTCGCGGAGACCTACCACGCCGTGGTGACGCTGCACGCGCCCGCCGAGCAGTTCGGCGGTTACTTCGGTGACGTGACCGCGATCGACGAGAACTCCTGCCTGCTGCGCAGCAACGCCGACACGCTGGAGTGGCTGGCGTTCCGGCTGACGATGCTCGGCTGCGAGTTCGAGGTGCACGAACCGCCGGAACTGCTCGAGTACCTGCGCGCGATGGCCGACCGGGTCCACCGCGCCACTGGCGCGTAA
- a CDS encoding GlxA family transcriptional regulator gives MHRVVVLALEGVYPFELGIPKRIFGAADGRYDVLTCTVDGRPVRSDADFDIAVRHGPEVLGTADTVVIPPFDMALANGELSDPLSGALALVRPGTRIVSICTGAFVLAAAGLLDGRPATTHWALADRFRRLFPRVALDPDVLFIDDGDVLTSAGAASGVDVCLHVVRSDHGSEVANWVARVCVVPPWRDGGQAQYIEQPVPEPSGAGTAATRQWALERLHSPLALADLAAHARMSMRTFARRFRDEVGVSPGRWLIQQRVSKARHLLESSDLGIDQVAEQVGFATATSLRQHMHAAIGVSPLAYRRTFRATR, from the coding sequence ATGCATCGAGTGGTCGTCCTCGCGCTGGAGGGCGTGTACCCGTTCGAGCTCGGCATCCCGAAGCGGATCTTCGGGGCCGCCGACGGCCGCTACGACGTGCTCACCTGCACCGTCGACGGGCGGCCGGTGCGCAGCGACGCGGACTTCGACATCGCGGTCCGGCACGGCCCCGAGGTCCTGGGCACCGCCGACACCGTCGTGATCCCGCCGTTCGACATGGCTTTGGCCAACGGTGAGCTGAGTGATCCGCTGTCCGGCGCGCTCGCTCTCGTCCGCCCCGGCACGCGCATCGTGTCGATCTGCACCGGCGCGTTCGTCCTCGCCGCGGCCGGGCTGCTCGACGGCCGCCCGGCGACGACGCACTGGGCGCTGGCCGACCGCTTCCGGAGACTGTTCCCGCGGGTGGCGCTCGATCCGGACGTGCTGTTCATCGACGACGGCGACGTGCTGACCTCCGCGGGCGCCGCGTCCGGTGTGGACGTCTGCCTGCACGTCGTGCGCAGCGACCACGGCAGCGAGGTGGCCAACTGGGTGGCGCGGGTCTGCGTGGTGCCGCCGTGGCGCGACGGCGGTCAGGCGCAGTACATCGAGCAGCCGGTGCCCGAGCCCTCCGGCGCCGGCACGGCGGCGACCCGCCAGTGGGCGCTGGAACGCCTGCACTCGCCGCTGGCGCTGGCCGACCTCGCCGCGCACGCGCGGATGAGCATGCGCACGTTCGCCCGCCGCTTCCGCGACGAGGTGGGCGTCAGCCCCGGCCGGTGGCTGATCCAGCAGCGCGTGTCCAAGGCCCGCCACCTGCTCGAGTCCAGCGACCTCGGGATCGACCAGGTCGCCGAGCAGGTCGGCTTCGCCACCGCAACCTCGCTGCGCCAGCACATGCACGCCGCCATCGGCGTCTCACCGCTGGCCTACCGCCGTACCTTCCGCGCCACCCGCTGA
- a CDS encoding NADP-dependent oxidoreductase, whose protein sequence is MRAISQDTLGGPEVLKEVELPRPEPGPSEVLVRVHAAGLNPTDWKHRAHKLFLGPPPFVLGWDVSGVVEETGTGVTLFKPGDEVFGMLPYPHGVGSHAEYVTGPARAFARKPSQLDHVQAAAVPLAALTAWQALVDTARVQPGQRVLVHAAAGGVGHMAVQIAKARGAHVIGTASEGKHEFLRAIGADELVDYREADFADVVRDVDVVLDTIAGDTRTRSLRTLRPGGLLVSILPYGKDELDAEAQRLGVRAELLLVEADHAGMNAIADLVEQGALRPRVEATFTMPEIRKAHEAGETGRTTGKLVLVVRDDV, encoded by the coding sequence ATGCGGGCGATCAGCCAGGACACCCTCGGCGGTCCCGAGGTCCTGAAGGAAGTGGAGCTCCCGCGGCCCGAACCGGGGCCCAGCGAGGTGCTGGTGCGGGTGCACGCGGCGGGCCTGAACCCGACCGACTGGAAGCACCGCGCCCACAAGCTGTTCCTCGGGCCGCCGCCGTTCGTCCTCGGCTGGGACGTCTCCGGCGTGGTCGAGGAGACCGGCACCGGCGTCACGCTCTTCAAGCCGGGCGACGAGGTGTTCGGCATGCTGCCCTACCCGCACGGCGTCGGCTCCCACGCCGAGTACGTCACCGGGCCGGCGCGCGCGTTCGCGCGCAAGCCGTCGCAGCTCGACCACGTGCAGGCGGCGGCGGTGCCGCTCGCGGCGCTGACCGCCTGGCAGGCCCTGGTCGACACCGCGCGGGTGCAGCCCGGCCAGCGGGTACTCGTCCACGCCGCCGCGGGCGGTGTCGGGCACATGGCGGTGCAGATCGCCAAGGCCCGCGGCGCGCACGTCATCGGCACGGCCAGCGAGGGCAAGCACGAGTTCCTGCGCGCCATCGGCGCCGACGAGCTGGTCGACTACCGCGAGGCCGACTTCGCCGACGTCGTCCGGGACGTCGACGTCGTGCTCGACACCATCGCGGGCGACACCCGCACCCGGTCGCTGCGCACCCTGCGTCCCGGCGGCCTGCTGGTCTCGATCCTCCCGTACGGGAAGGACGAACTCGACGCCGAAGCGCAACGGCTCGGGGTCCGCGCCGAACTGCTGCTCGTCGAGGCCGACCACGCCGGGATGAACGCGATCGCCGACCTGGTCGAGCAGGGCGCGCTGCGTCCCAGGGTCGAGGCGACGTTCACCATGCCCGAGATCCGCAAGGCGCACGAAGCCGGAGAAACCGGTCGCACGACCGGGAAACTGGTACTCGTGGTCCGCGACGACGTATAG
- a CDS encoding class I SAM-dependent DNA methyltransferase — protein MTEPSHLTITRAAYDAIAVDYAQHFRAEPSNAFGRAMLGAFAELVRGSGPVADLGCGPGNVTAHLHSLGLDVFGVDLSPKTVENARRLHPDLRFDVGSMTELALADGALGGIVAWYSVIHTPQELLPELFAEFHRLLAPGGHVLLAFQVGDQPLHLAEAWGHRIGLDFRRLSPDHITELLEQAGFAVAARLVREPDPAEAPAEPVPQAHLLARRS, from the coding sequence GTGACCGAACCCTCGCACCTGACCATCACCAGGGCGGCTTACGACGCCATCGCCGTCGACTACGCCCAGCACTTCCGGGCCGAGCCGAGCAACGCGTTCGGCCGGGCGATGCTCGGGGCGTTCGCCGAGCTGGTGCGGGGTTCGGGTCCGGTCGCCGACCTCGGTTGCGGGCCCGGCAACGTCACGGCCCACCTGCACTCGCTCGGGCTCGACGTCTTCGGCGTCGACCTGTCGCCCAAGACCGTCGAGAACGCGCGGCGGCTGCACCCGGACCTGCGGTTCGACGTGGGGTCGATGACCGAGCTGGCGCTGGCCGACGGCGCACTCGGCGGCATCGTCGCCTGGTACTCGGTCATCCACACCCCGCAGGAGCTGCTGCCGGAGTTGTTCGCCGAGTTCCACCGGCTGCTGGCGCCGGGCGGCCACGTGCTGCTCGCGTTCCAGGTCGGCGACCAGCCGTTGCACCTGGCCGAGGCGTGGGGTCACCGGATCGGCCTGGACTTCCGGCGGTTGTCCCCCGACCACATCACCGAACTGCTCGAACAGGCCGGATTCGCGGTGGCGGCCCGGCTGGTGCGCGAGCCCGACCCCGCCGAGGCGCCCGCCGAGCCGGTGCCGCAGGCGCACCTGCTGGCCCGGCGGTCGTAG
- a CDS encoding class I SAM-dependent methyltransferase — MDAQFWDDLYSGRDQLFSGNPNGVLVTEIAGTPPGQALDVGCGEGADALWLARRGWQVTAVDVSRVALRRAAAAGTDVTGRVAWTHGDLTTTPPPADAFDLVSVQYFPLRHEPDHIALRGLLAAVAPGGTLLFASHDPADVPPDNEHGFDPGDYYQPDDIAELLDDSWTVLVDETRPRTAPAPAGTQHTNDIVLRARRLR, encoded by the coding sequence ATGGACGCACAGTTCTGGGACGACCTGTACAGCGGCCGCGACCAGCTCTTCAGCGGCAACCCCAACGGGGTGCTCGTCACCGAGATCGCCGGCACGCCGCCGGGGCAGGCGCTCGACGTGGGCTGCGGTGAAGGCGCCGACGCGTTGTGGCTGGCCCGGCGCGGCTGGCAGGTCACCGCGGTCGACGTGTCCCGCGTCGCCCTGCGACGCGCTGCCGCGGCCGGTACGGACGTCACCGGTCGCGTGGCGTGGACGCACGGCGATCTGACCACCACGCCACCACCGGCCGACGCGTTCGACCTGGTGTCCGTGCAGTACTTCCCGCTCCGGCACGAGCCGGACCACATCGCGCTCCGCGGCCTGCTGGCCGCCGTCGCACCCGGCGGCACCCTCCTCTTCGCCAGCCACGACCCGGCCGACGTGCCCCCGGACAACGAGCACGGCTTCGACCCCGGCGACTACTACCAGCCCGACGACATCGCCGAGCTCCTCGACGACAGCTGGACCGTCCTGGTCGACGAAACCCGTCCACGAACCGCTCCGGCACCCGCGGGCACGCAGCACACCAACGACATCGTCCTGCGAGCACGACGCCTGCGGTAG
- a CDS encoding helix-turn-helix domain-containing protein: MSDEFDTVLSAVGPRLRALRRRSGATLTALSETTGIPVSTLSRLESGHRKPGLELLLPLANAYQVPLDELVGAPASGDPRVHPRPITRNGMTVIPLTRKPGGLQAFKQILPAGPTDVEPDPRSHEGYHWLYVLNGRLRLVLGDQDLVLTAGEVAEFDTHLPHWFGNAGTQPVEYLSILGPQGERFHIRARPRRA; encoded by the coding sequence ATGAGCGACGAGTTCGACACCGTGCTCAGCGCCGTCGGCCCGCGACTCCGTGCGCTCCGCCGCCGCAGCGGCGCGACCCTGACCGCCCTGTCGGAGACCACCGGCATTCCGGTCAGCACGCTTTCCCGGCTGGAGTCCGGGCACCGCAAACCGGGCCTGGAACTGCTGCTGCCGCTGGCGAATGCGTACCAGGTGCCGCTCGACGAACTCGTCGGCGCACCGGCCAGCGGCGATCCCCGGGTGCATCCCCGTCCGATCACCCGCAACGGCATGACCGTGATCCCGCTGACCCGCAAACCCGGTGGTTTGCAGGCGTTCAAGCAGATCCTCCCGGCCGGACCCACCGACGTCGAACCCGATCCCCGCTCGCACGAGGGCTATCACTGGCTGTACGTCCTCAACGGGCGGCTGCGCCTGGTGCTCGGCGACCAGGACCTGGTCCTGACCGCCGGCGAGGTCGCCGAGTTCGACACCCACCTCCCGCACTGGTTCGGCAACGCCGGCACCCAGCCGGTCGAGTACCTGAGCATCCTCGGGCCGCAGGGCGAGCGCTTCCACATCAGAGCCCGCCCCCGACGCGCCTGA
- a CDS encoding MBL fold metallo-hydrolase produces MGGEEGPDLLAQGAQQGGAHLHHAGVDGSEAAVDEPLFGGPTALFEYGGLRFLTDPTFDAPGDYPTPSGAVLTKTAPADGTPADLGRVDVVLLSHDEHADNLDHSGRALLADVPLTLTTPGGGRRLGERARGLADWESIELDRPDGGTLTVTGVPALHGPGPREEVEAITGEVVGFVLTAEDLPTVYVSSGGQARSAHPSSGASTGSGPAPGTSGWIFSPVSAASPGSRRTWSASMCGNGSSTAPSYSIHRTRSIPARKRHSAA; encoded by the coding sequence GTGGGCGGCGAGGAGGGCCCGGACCTGCTCGCGCAGGGAGCGCAACAGGGTGGCGCACATCTCCATCATGCCGGTGTCGACGGGAGCGAGGCCGCGGTCGACGAGCCACTGTTCGGCGGCCCGACCGCCCTCTTCGAGTACGGCGGCCTGCGGTTCCTGACCGACCCGACCTTCGACGCCCCCGGCGACTACCCGACGCCCAGCGGCGCCGTCCTGACCAAGACCGCCCCTGCCGACGGCACCCCCGCCGACCTGGGCCGTGTCGACGTGGTCCTGCTTTCCCACGACGAGCACGCCGACAACCTCGACCACTCCGGACGCGCGCTGCTCGCCGACGTCCCGCTCACCCTCACCACGCCCGGCGGCGGGCGCCGCCTGGGCGAGCGGGCCAGGGGACTGGCCGACTGGGAGTCGATCGAGCTGGACCGCCCCGACGGCGGCACGCTCACCGTCACCGGCGTGCCCGCCCTCCACGGCCCCGGACCGCGCGAGGAGGTCGAAGCGATCACCGGGGAGGTCGTCGGCTTCGTCCTGACCGCCGAGGATCTGCCCACGGTCTACGTCAGCTCAGGCGGGCAGGCGCGTTCAGCGCACCCGAGCAGTGGAGCTTCGACTGGGAGTGGTCCTGCACCCGGGACGAGTGGCTGGATCTTCTCCCCAGTTTCGGCAGCCTCACCCGGCTCCCGCCGGACCTGGTCCGCCAGCATGTGCGGCAACGGTTCGTCCACGGCGCCCTCGTATTCGATCCACCGCACCAGGTCGATACCGGCGAGGAAGCGCCACAGCGCGGCGTAG
- a CDS encoding ABATE domain-containing protein: MEMCATLLRSLREQVRALLAAHTAGRPAPDGALAAVNDALTRAPAASLLRWDPARGLYRETAHPTTQIVEHALAVLAADTADLLTSPDAERLTACASTPCSRYLLRTGRRHWCSTRCGDRARAARAYARRTQATTS; the protein is encoded by the coding sequence ATGGAGATGTGCGCCACCCTGTTGCGCTCCCTGCGCGAGCAGGTCCGGGCCCTCCTCGCCGCCCACACCGCCGGCCGGCCCGCCCCCGACGGGGCGCTGGCCGCCGTCAACGACGCGCTCACCCGCGCCCCCGCGGCCTCCCTGCTCCGCTGGGACCCGGCCCGCGGCCTCTACCGCGAGACCGCCCACCCCACCACGCAGATCGTCGAGCACGCCCTGGCCGTGCTCGCCGCCGACACCGCGGACCTGCTCACGAGCCCCGACGCCGAACGCCTCACCGCCTGCGCCTCCACCCCCTGCAGCCGCTACCTGCTGCGCACCGGACGCCGCCACTGGTGCTCCACTCGCTGCGGTGACCGCGCCCGCGCCGCCCGCGCCTACGCCCGCCGCACCCAGGCCACAACGAGCTGA
- a CDS encoding GNAT family N-acetyltransferase, translating to MALNLRPLALDDVAAVHDWARLPESCRFQAWGPNTYDQTRAYVRAAVAAPPNRLVFGVLVDGDVVGTAELKLHGPSTGEIAYAVHPRLWGKGIATAAARELLRMGFGEHGRHRMFGTCDPRNLASAAVLRKIGMRYEGRMRGTAYVRDGWRDSDLYAILADD from the coding sequence ATGGCGCTCAACCTCCGGCCGCTCGCGCTCGACGACGTCGCTGCCGTGCACGACTGGGCCCGCTTGCCGGAGTCGTGCCGCTTCCAGGCGTGGGGACCCAACACTTACGACCAGACGCGGGCATATGTGCGGGCCGCGGTCGCGGCACCTCCGAACCGGCTGGTGTTCGGGGTCCTCGTCGACGGCGACGTTGTGGGCACTGCCGAACTGAAGCTGCACGGCCCGAGCACCGGCGAGATCGCGTACGCGGTGCATCCACGGCTGTGGGGCAAGGGCATAGCTACGGCTGCGGCGCGAGAGCTGTTGCGCATGGGCTTCGGCGAGCACGGGCGGCACCGCATGTTCGGCACCTGCGACCCGCGCAACCTCGCCTCGGCGGCGGTGTTGCGCAAGATCGGCATGCGGTACGAGGGCCGGATGCGGGGTACGGCGTACGTTCGCGATGGCTGGCGCGATTCGGACCTGTACGCGATCCTCGCCGACGACTGA
- the dnaB gene encoding replicative DNA helicase — MTLADERGAEPSPGGGGSANYDGSFERQPPQDIAAEQSVLGGMMLSKDAIADVVEVLRPNDFYRPAHQAIYDCVLDLYGRGEPADAITVSAELDRRQELLRVGGAPYMHTLIATVPTAANAGYYAEIVAEKALLRRLVEAGTRIVQLGYHGSEGSPIEEVVDRAQAAIYDVTERRTSEDYAALEDLLQPTMDEIDAIASRGGESLGIPTGFTDLDAVTNGLHPGQMIIVAARPGVGKSTLGLDFARSASIKHGLASVIFSLEMGKTEIVMRMLSAEARIRLGDMRGGRMTDDDWTRLARRMSEISEAPLFVDDSPNLTMMEIRAKARRLKQRNDIQLIVVDYMQLMTSGKRVESRQQEVSEFSRNLKLLAKELEVPVVAISQLNRGPEQRTDKKPQLSDLRESGSLEQDADMVILIHRPDAFERDDPRMGEADLILAKHRAGPTSTITVAHQLHYSRFVDMAQE; from the coding sequence GTGACGTTGGCCGACGAACGAGGAGCCGAACCTTCCCCCGGCGGCGGCGGATCCGCGAACTACGACGGGTCGTTCGAACGTCAGCCCCCGCAGGACATCGCCGCCGAGCAGTCCGTCCTCGGCGGCATGATGCTGAGCAAGGACGCCATCGCCGACGTCGTGGAAGTGCTGCGGCCCAACGACTTCTACCGGCCGGCCCACCAGGCCATCTACGACTGCGTCCTCGACCTGTACGGGCGCGGTGAGCCCGCCGACGCGATCACCGTCTCCGCCGAGCTCGACCGCAGGCAGGAACTGCTGCGCGTCGGCGGCGCCCCGTACATGCACACCCTCATCGCGACGGTGCCGACCGCAGCGAACGCGGGCTACTACGCCGAGATCGTCGCCGAGAAGGCGTTGCTGCGTCGGCTGGTCGAGGCCGGCACGCGCATCGTGCAGCTCGGCTACCACGGTTCGGAGGGCTCGCCGATCGAGGAGGTCGTCGACCGCGCGCAGGCCGCGATCTACGACGTCACCGAGCGCAGGACAAGCGAGGACTACGCCGCCCTCGAGGACCTCCTGCAGCCCACCATGGACGAGATCGACGCCATCGCCTCCCGCGGCGGCGAGTCCCTGGGCATCCCGACCGGCTTCACCGACCTCGACGCCGTCACGAACGGCCTGCACCCGGGCCAGATGATCATCGTCGCGGCTCGACCCGGTGTGGGCAAGTCGACGCTTGGACTGGACTTCGCCCGGTCGGCGTCGATCAAGCACGGCCTGGCCAGCGTCATCTTCTCCCTGGAGATGGGCAAGACCGAGATCGTGATGCGAATGCTCTCGGCAGAGGCCCGGATCCGGCTCGGCGACATGCGCGGCGGCCGGATGACCGACGACGACTGGACGCGGCTGGCGCGGCGGATGAGCGAGATCAGCGAGGCGCCGCTGTTCGTCGACGACTCGCCGAACCTGACGATGATGGAGATCCGCGCGAAGGCCCGCAGGCTCAAGCAGCGCAACGACATCCAGCTCATCGTGGTCGACTACATGCAGCTGATGACCTCGGGCAAGCGCGTCGAGTCGCGTCAGCAGGAGGTCTCGGAGTTCTCGCGTAACCTCAAGCTGCTGGCCAAGGAGCTCGAGGTGCCGGTGGTGGCGATCTCGCAGCTCAACCGAGGTCCCGAACAGCGCACGGACAAGAAGCCGCAGCTTTCGGACCTGCGCGAGTCGGGTTCGCTGGAGCAGGACGCCGACATGGTCATACTGATCCACCGCCCCGACGCCTTCGAGCGCGACGACCCGCGCATGGGCGAGGCGGACCTGATCCTGGCCAAGCACCGCGCCGGTCCGACGTCGACCATCACCGTGGCCCACCAGCTGCACTACAGCCGTTTCGTGGACATGGCCCAGGAATAG
- the rplI gene encoding 50S ribosomal protein L9 — protein sequence MKIILTADVTGLGESGDIVEVKDGYARNLLLPRGLAIVATKGAQKQVETIRRTQEAKRVRNLEHAQELKQQLQGLGAVTLTAKVSKQGKLFGSITAADIVSAVRKAGGPNLDKRSVDTRGHIKSLGKHAVDVRLHPDVKASVSVQISAAS from the coding sequence GTGAAGATCATCCTCACCGCTGACGTGACCGGCCTCGGCGAGTCCGGCGACATCGTCGAGGTCAAGGACGGCTACGCCCGCAACCTGCTGCTGCCCCGCGGCCTGGCGATCGTGGCCACCAAGGGTGCGCAGAAGCAGGTCGAGACGATCCGCCGCACCCAGGAGGCCAAGCGGGTCCGCAACCTGGAGCACGCCCAGGAGCTCAAGCAGCAGCTGCAGGGCCTGGGCGCGGTCACGCTGACCGCCAAGGTCTCCAAGCAGGGCAAGCTGTTCGGTTCGATCACCGCCGCCGACATCGTCTCCGCGGTGCGCAAGGCCGGTGGCCCGAACCTGGACAAGCGCTCGGTCGACACCCGCGGGCACATCAAGTCCCTGGGCAAGCACGCCGTCGACGTGCGCCTGCACCCCGACGTCAAGGCGTCGGTCAGCGTTCAGATCTCCGCCGCGAGCTGA
- the rpsR gene encoding 30S ribosomal protein S18 — protein MAKAPVRKPKKKVCVFCKDKAAQSIDYKDTTLLRKYISDRGKIRARRVTGNCSQHQRDVAIAVKNAREMALLPYTSTAR, from the coding sequence ATGGCCAAGGCGCCCGTGCGCAAGCCGAAGAAGAAGGTCTGCGTGTTCTGCAAGGACAAGGCCGCGCAGAGCATCGACTACAAGGACACGACGCTGCTGCGGAAGTACATCTCCGACCGCGGCAAGATCCGTGCCCGTCGCGTGACCGGCAACTGCAGCCAGCACCAGCGCGACGTCGCCATCGCGGTGAAGAACGCCCGCGAGATGGCGCTGCTGCCCTACACCTCGACCGCTCGCTGA
- a CDS encoding single-stranded DNA-binding protein: protein MAGETVITVVGNLTADPELRFTPSGAAVANFTVASTPRTFDRQTGEWKDGEALFLRCNIWRQAAENVAESLTRGMRVVVQGRLRQRSFETKEGEKRTVVELEVDEIGPSLRYATAKVNKVSRSGGGFGGPGGGAPPADDPWGSAPPAGSGGGFSDEPPF from the coding sequence ATGGCTGGTGAAACGGTAATCACGGTGGTCGGCAACCTGACCGCCGATCCGGAACTGCGCTTCACCCCGTCCGGCGCCGCGGTCGCGAACTTCACGGTCGCCTCCACCCCCCGGACGTTCGACCGCCAGACCGGCGAGTGGAAGGACGGCGAGGCGCTGTTCCTGCGCTGCAACATCTGGCGGCAGGCGGCGGAGAACGTCGCCGAGTCGCTCACCCGCGGCATGCGGGTGGTCGTGCAGGGCCGGCTGCGCCAGCGTTCCTTCGAGACGAAGGAAGGCGAGAAGCGCACCGTCGTCGAGCTGGAGGTCGACGAGATCGGCCCCTCGCTGCGCTACGCGACCGCGAAGGTCAACAAGGTCAGCCGCAGCGGTGGCGGGTTCGGCGGCCCCGGTGGGGGCGCCCCGCCCGCGGACGACCCGTGGGGCTCGGCCCCGCCTGCCGGTTCCGGCGGCGGGTTCAGCGACGAGCCGCCTTTCTGA
- the rpsF gene encoding 30S ribosomal protein S6, protein MRHYELMVILDPSLDERTVAPSLENFLNVIRNDGGSVEKVDVWGRRRLAYEIDKQAEGIYVVLDLNSEPASVKELDRQLNLNETVLRTKVLRRVVEPRKAARVARAAAKAKNRPEASV, encoded by the coding sequence ATGCGTCATTACGAGCTCATGGTCATCCTCGACCCGAGCCTGGACGAGCGCACTGTCGCTCCGTCACTGGAAAACTTCCTCAACGTCATCCGCAACGACGGTGGCAGCGTCGAGAAGGTCGACGTCTGGGGTCGCCGTCGGCTCGCCTACGAGATCGACAAGCAGGCCGAGGGCATCTACGTGGTCCTCGACCTCAACAGCGAGCCGGCCTCCGTCAAGGAGCTCGACCGCCAGCTGAACCTCAACGAGACGGTGCTGCGGACCAAGGTGCTGCGCCGCGTCGTGGAGCCGCGCAAGGCCGCCCGCGTCGCCCGTGCCGCTGCCAAGGCCAAGAACCGTCCCGAGGCGTCCGTCTGA
- a CDS encoding deoxyribonuclease IV yields the protein MRIGAHVRDDDPVSAAAERGAEVVQFFLSDPQGWKAPKPHPQADELRESDLAVFIHSPYVINVASLNNRIRIPSRKLVTQHAKAAAAVGAQGLVVHGGHVTKDDDPAEGVANWRKMFERQADEGGFEVPVLIENTAGGANAMARRFDALARLWDAVGEFGAGFCLDTCHAHAAGEELLDVVDRVKTITGRIDLVHLNDSRDGFGSSRDRHANIGAGEIDPELLVAVCSSAGAPVVVETPGEGQADDIAYLRERCPS from the coding sequence ATGCGCATCGGTGCCCACGTCCGCGACGACGATCCCGTGTCCGCCGCCGCCGAGCGCGGCGCCGAGGTCGTCCAGTTCTTCCTGTCCGACCCCCAGGGCTGGAAGGCCCCGAAGCCGCACCCGCAGGCCGACGAGCTGCGCGAGAGCGACCTGGCGGTGTTCATCCACTCCCCGTACGTGATCAACGTGGCGTCGCTGAACAACCGGATCCGCATCCCGTCCCGCAAGCTGGTCACCCAGCACGCGAAGGCCGCGGCGGCGGTCGGCGCGCAGGGCCTGGTGGTGCACGGCGGGCACGTGACCAAGGACGACGACCCGGCCGAGGGCGTGGCGAACTGGCGCAAGATGTTCGAGCGCCAGGCCGACGAGGGCGGCTTCGAGGTGCCGGTGCTGATCGAGAACACCGCGGGCGGGGCCAACGCGATGGCCCGCCGGTTCGACGCGCTGGCCCGGCTGTGGGACGCGGTCGGCGAGTTCGGCGCGGGGTTCTGCCTGGACACCTGCCACGCGCACGCCGCGGGCGAGGAACTGCTCGACGTCGTCGACCGGGTCAAGACGATCACCGGCCGGATCGACCTGGTGCACCTCAACGACTCCCGGGACGGCTTCGGCTCGTCGCGGGACCGCCACGCCAACATCGGCGCCGGGGAGATCGACCCGGAGCTGCTGGTCGCGGTCTGCTCCAGCGCCGGAGCCCCGGTCGTCGTGGAGACGCCGGGCGAGGGCCAGGCCGACGACATCGCCTACCTGCGCGAGCGCTGCCCGTCGTGA